The Janthinobacterium lividum genome has a window encoding:
- a CDS encoding thiazole synthase, with translation MNTATNNDLLTIAGKQYQSRLLVGSGKYKDLPQTREATDAAEAQIITVAIRRVNIGQDPNAPSLLDVVPPDQYTILPNTAGCYNAKDAVYTLQLARELLGGRNLVKLEVLGDEKTLFPHMPETLIAAEALVKDGFDVMVYCSDDPIQAKILEDIGCVAVMPLASLIGSGMGILNPWNLSLIIDQAKVPVLVDAGVGTASDAAIAMELGCDGVLMNTAIAGARDPVRMAHAMKLAVRAGREAFLAGRMPRKFAASPSSPMAGRLA, from the coding sequence ATGAATACCGCAACAAATAATGACTTGCTGACCATCGCGGGAAAACAGTACCAATCGCGCCTGCTGGTGGGCAGCGGCAAGTACAAGGACTTGCCGCAGACGCGCGAAGCCACCGATGCGGCCGAGGCGCAGATCATCACGGTGGCCATCCGCCGCGTGAATATCGGGCAAGACCCGAACGCGCCCAGCTTGCTCGATGTCGTGCCGCCGGACCAGTACACGATATTGCCGAACACGGCCGGCTGCTACAACGCGAAAGATGCCGTGTACACCCTGCAACTGGCGCGCGAGCTGTTGGGCGGGCGCAATCTGGTGAAACTGGAAGTGCTGGGCGATGAAAAGACCCTGTTTCCGCACATGCCGGAAACCCTGATCGCGGCCGAAGCGCTGGTCAAGGATGGCTTTGACGTGATGGTCTACTGCAGCGACGACCCTATCCAGGCGAAGATTTTGGAAGACATCGGCTGCGTGGCCGTCATGCCCCTCGCTTCTCTGATCGGCTCGGGCATGGGCATCTTGAATCCGTGGAATCTGTCCTTGATCATCGACCAGGCGAAAGTGCCGGTGCTCGTCGATGCTGGCGTGGGCACGGCGTCGGATGCGGCCATCGCCATGGAGCTCGGTTGCGATGGCGTGCTGATGAATACGGCCATTGCCGGCGCGCGCGATCCCGTGCGCATGGCGCATGCGATGAAGCTGGCCGTGCGGGCCGGGCGCGAAGCGTTTCTGGCGGGCCGCATGCCGCGTAAATTCGCCGCTTCGCCGTCGTCGCCGATGGCGGGCCGCCTGGCGTGA
- the thiS gene encoding sulfur carrier protein ThiS, translating to MPALISITLNGAPHQVPPGQTLDQLIAALSLENQALALAVNRNVVPRKAWPGKTLQSQDQVEIVRAIGGG from the coding sequence ATGCCTGCATTGATATCCATCACGCTCAACGGCGCGCCGCACCAGGTGCCGCCCGGGCAAACCCTGGACCAACTGATCGCCGCGCTGTCGCTGGAAAACCAGGCGCTGGCGCTGGCCGTCAACCGCAACGTCGTGCCGCGCAAGGCGTGGCCGGGCAAGACCTTGCAAAGCCAGGATCAAGTGGAAATAGTCCGCGCCATCGGCGGCGGCTGA